In a single window of the Elaeis guineensis isolate ETL-2024a chromosome 6, EG11, whole genome shotgun sequence genome:
- the LOC105046541 gene encoding bifunctional dihydrofolate reductase-thymidylate synthase isoform X1 codes for MADDIPASISNGNTQHDPKRTFQVVVAATRDMGIGKDGKLPWKLPSDLKFFKEVTMTVSDPVKKNAVIMGRKTWESIPLQNRPLPGRLNVVLTRSGSFDIATAENVVICGSMNSALKLLAATPYCLSIEKVFVIGGGQVLRESLNAPECEAIHLTDIETDFECDTFIPPIDFAVFQPWHSSFPLVENNIRYSFVTYVRVRRSATELHALHDGGKTDGKLYLNKIEVQRFSFLPKMIHEKHEEYVYLRLVQDIIANGAQKNDRTGTGTLSKFSCQMRFNLRKSFPLLTTKKVFWRGVVEELLWFISGSTNAKALQEKDIHIWDGNASREYLDSVGLSFREEGDLGPIYGFQWRHFGAEYTDMHADYTGKGFDQLLDVVDKIKNNPDDRRIILSAWNPSDLKKMALPPCHMFAQFYVENGELSCQMYQRSADMGLGVPFNIASYSLLTCMIAQVCDLLPGDFIHVIGDAHVYRTHVRPLEEQLQKQPKPFPILKINPLKKDIESFVASDFKLVGYDPHYKIEMKMAI; via the exons ATGGCTGATGACATTCCTGCAAGCATTTCAAATGGTAATACACAACATGATCCGAAGAGGACTTTTCAGGTTGTTGTTGCTGCCACTCGAGATATGGGTATTGGGAAGGATGGGAAGTTGCCATGGAAGCTGCCATCCGACCTTAAATTTTTTAAGGAGGTTACTATGACTGTGTCAGATCCTGTAAAAAAGAATGCTGTGATAATGGGTAGGAAAACATGGGAAAGCATTCCTCTTCAGAATAGGCCTCTGCCTGGTCGTTTGAATGTTGTGCTGACTCGCTCTGGGAGTTTTGATATCGCAACAGCTGAGAATGTTGTTATCTGCGGAAGCATGAATTCTGCCTTAAAGCTGCTGGCAGCAACCCCTTATTGTTTGTCAATTGAGAAAGTGTTTGTTATAGGTGGTGGCCAGGTATTAAG GGAATCTCTTAACGCACCTGAATGTGAAGCCATTCATCTCACAGACATAGAAACAGACTTTGAATGTGACACTTTCATCCCTCCAATTGATTTTGCGGTGTTTCAACCATGGCATTCGTCCTTCCCATTGGTAGAGAACAATATCAGGTATTCTTTTGTGACATATGTTCGTGTGCGGCGTTCAGCTACTGAGCTTCATGCTCTGCATGATGGGGGAAAAACTGATGGTAAATTGTATTTGAATAAGATTGAGGTTCAAAGGTTCTCATTTCTTCCTAAAATGATACATGAAAAACATGAGGAATATGTGTATCTTAGACTTGTGCAAGATATCATAGCAAATGGTGCCCAAAAGAATGACAGGACAGGGACTGGAACACTATCAAAATTTAGTTGTCAG ATGCGGTTTAATTTGCGAAAATCTTTTCCGTTGCTTACAACCAAG AAAGTATTTTGGCGAGGTGTTGTTGAAGAACTCTTGTGGTTCATCAGTGGTTCAACAAATGCAAAG gCTTTACAGGAAAAGGATATACATATTTGGGATGGCAATGCATCAAGAGAGTACCTTGATAG tgtTGGCTTATCATTTAGAGAAGAAGGTGACTTAGGGCCAATATATGGGTTTCAATGGAGACACTTTGGTGCTGA GTACACTGACATGCATGCTGATTACACTGGAAAAGGATTTGATCAGCTATTGGATGTCGTTGACAAAATAAAGAACAATCCAGATGATCGTCGCATCATTCTCTCCGCTTGGAATCCTTCTGATCTCAAGAAAATGGCCCTTCCTCCTTGCCACATGTTTGCACAA TTTTATGTGGAGAATGGCGAGCTATCATGCCAAATGTACCAACGGTCTGCAGACATGGGTCTTGGTGTGCCATTTAACATTGCATCGTATTCACTTTTGACATGCATGATTGCTCAAGTTTGTG ATCTCTTGCCTGGAGATTTTATCCATGTTATAGGAGATGCTCATGTTTATAGAACTCATGTGAGGCCTTTGGAAGAGCAGCTTCAAAAGCAGCCAAAACCATTCCCA ATTTTGAAGATCAACCCTTTGAAGAAGGATATTGAGTCCTTTGTTGCATCTGACTTCAAGCTTGTTGGGTACGATCCTCACTACAAGATAGAAATGAAAATGGCAATATAA
- the LOC105046541 gene encoding bifunctional dihydrofolate reductase-thymidylate synthase isoform X2 codes for MADDIPASISNGNTQHDPKRTFQVVVAATRDMGIGKDGKLPWKLPSDLKFFKEVTMTVSDPVKKNAVIMGRKTWESIPLQNRPLPGRLNVVLTRSGSFDIATAENVVICGSMNSALKLLAATPYCLSIEKVFVIGGGQVLRESLNAPECEAIHLTDIETDFECDTFIPPIDFAVFQPWHSSFPLVENNIRYSFVTYVRVRRSATELHALHDGGKTDGKLYLNKIEVQRFSFLPKMIHEKHEEYVYLRLVQDIIANGAQKNDRTGTGTLSKFSCQMRFNLRKSFPLLTTKKVFWRGVVEELLWFISGSTNAKALQEKDIHIWDGNASRDVGLSFREEGDLGPIYGFQWRHFGAEYTDMHADYTGKGFDQLLDVVDKIKNNPDDRRIILSAWNPSDLKKMALPPCHMFAQFYVENGELSCQMYQRSADMGLGVPFNIASYSLLTCMIAQVCDLLPGDFIHVIGDAHVYRTHVRPLEEQLQKQPKPFPILKINPLKKDIESFVASDFKLVGYDPHYKIEMKMAI; via the exons ATGGCTGATGACATTCCTGCAAGCATTTCAAATGGTAATACACAACATGATCCGAAGAGGACTTTTCAGGTTGTTGTTGCTGCCACTCGAGATATGGGTATTGGGAAGGATGGGAAGTTGCCATGGAAGCTGCCATCCGACCTTAAATTTTTTAAGGAGGTTACTATGACTGTGTCAGATCCTGTAAAAAAGAATGCTGTGATAATGGGTAGGAAAACATGGGAAAGCATTCCTCTTCAGAATAGGCCTCTGCCTGGTCGTTTGAATGTTGTGCTGACTCGCTCTGGGAGTTTTGATATCGCAACAGCTGAGAATGTTGTTATCTGCGGAAGCATGAATTCTGCCTTAAAGCTGCTGGCAGCAACCCCTTATTGTTTGTCAATTGAGAAAGTGTTTGTTATAGGTGGTGGCCAGGTATTAAG GGAATCTCTTAACGCACCTGAATGTGAAGCCATTCATCTCACAGACATAGAAACAGACTTTGAATGTGACACTTTCATCCCTCCAATTGATTTTGCGGTGTTTCAACCATGGCATTCGTCCTTCCCATTGGTAGAGAACAATATCAGGTATTCTTTTGTGACATATGTTCGTGTGCGGCGTTCAGCTACTGAGCTTCATGCTCTGCATGATGGGGGAAAAACTGATGGTAAATTGTATTTGAATAAGATTGAGGTTCAAAGGTTCTCATTTCTTCCTAAAATGATACATGAAAAACATGAGGAATATGTGTATCTTAGACTTGTGCAAGATATCATAGCAAATGGTGCCCAAAAGAATGACAGGACAGGGACTGGAACACTATCAAAATTTAGTTGTCAG ATGCGGTTTAATTTGCGAAAATCTTTTCCGTTGCTTACAACCAAG AAAGTATTTTGGCGAGGTGTTGTTGAAGAACTCTTGTGGTTCATCAGTGGTTCAACAAATGCAAAG gCTTTACAGGAAAAGGATATACATATTTGGGATGGCAATGCATCAAGAGA tgtTGGCTTATCATTTAGAGAAGAAGGTGACTTAGGGCCAATATATGGGTTTCAATGGAGACACTTTGGTGCTGA GTACACTGACATGCATGCTGATTACACTGGAAAAGGATTTGATCAGCTATTGGATGTCGTTGACAAAATAAAGAACAATCCAGATGATCGTCGCATCATTCTCTCCGCTTGGAATCCTTCTGATCTCAAGAAAATGGCCCTTCCTCCTTGCCACATGTTTGCACAA TTTTATGTGGAGAATGGCGAGCTATCATGCCAAATGTACCAACGGTCTGCAGACATGGGTCTTGGTGTGCCATTTAACATTGCATCGTATTCACTTTTGACATGCATGATTGCTCAAGTTTGTG ATCTCTTGCCTGGAGATTTTATCCATGTTATAGGAGATGCTCATGTTTATAGAACTCATGTGAGGCCTTTGGAAGAGCAGCTTCAAAAGCAGCCAAAACCATTCCCA ATTTTGAAGATCAACCCTTTGAAGAAGGATATTGAGTCCTTTGTTGCATCTGACTTCAAGCTTGTTGGGTACGATCCTCACTACAAGATAGAAATGAAAATGGCAATATAA
- the LOC105046541 gene encoding bifunctional dihydrofolate reductase-thymidylate synthase isoform X3, producing MADDIPASISNGNTQHDPKRTFQVVVAATRDMGIGKDGKLPWKLPSDLKFFKEVTMTVSDPVKKNAVIMGRKTWESIPLQNRPLPGRLNVVLTRSGSFDIATAENVVICGSMNSALKLLAATPYCLSIEKVFVIGGGQVLRESLNAPECEAIHLTDIETDFECDTFIPPIDFAVFQPWHSSFPLVENNIRYSFVTYVRVRRSATELHALHDGGKTDGKLYLNKIEVQRFSFLPKMIHEKHEEYVYLRLVQDIIANGAQKNDRTGTGTLSKFSCQMRFNLRKSFPLLTTKKVFWRGVVEELLWFISGSTNAKALQEKDIHIWDGNASREYLDSVGLSFREEGDLGPIYGFQWRHFGAEYTDMHADYTGKGFDQLLDVVDKIKNNPDDRRIILSAWNPSDLKKMALPPCHMFAQISCLEILSML from the exons ATGGCTGATGACATTCCTGCAAGCATTTCAAATGGTAATACACAACATGATCCGAAGAGGACTTTTCAGGTTGTTGTTGCTGCCACTCGAGATATGGGTATTGGGAAGGATGGGAAGTTGCCATGGAAGCTGCCATCCGACCTTAAATTTTTTAAGGAGGTTACTATGACTGTGTCAGATCCTGTAAAAAAGAATGCTGTGATAATGGGTAGGAAAACATGGGAAAGCATTCCTCTTCAGAATAGGCCTCTGCCTGGTCGTTTGAATGTTGTGCTGACTCGCTCTGGGAGTTTTGATATCGCAACAGCTGAGAATGTTGTTATCTGCGGAAGCATGAATTCTGCCTTAAAGCTGCTGGCAGCAACCCCTTATTGTTTGTCAATTGAGAAAGTGTTTGTTATAGGTGGTGGCCAGGTATTAAG GGAATCTCTTAACGCACCTGAATGTGAAGCCATTCATCTCACAGACATAGAAACAGACTTTGAATGTGACACTTTCATCCCTCCAATTGATTTTGCGGTGTTTCAACCATGGCATTCGTCCTTCCCATTGGTAGAGAACAATATCAGGTATTCTTTTGTGACATATGTTCGTGTGCGGCGTTCAGCTACTGAGCTTCATGCTCTGCATGATGGGGGAAAAACTGATGGTAAATTGTATTTGAATAAGATTGAGGTTCAAAGGTTCTCATTTCTTCCTAAAATGATACATGAAAAACATGAGGAATATGTGTATCTTAGACTTGTGCAAGATATCATAGCAAATGGTGCCCAAAAGAATGACAGGACAGGGACTGGAACACTATCAAAATTTAGTTGTCAG ATGCGGTTTAATTTGCGAAAATCTTTTCCGTTGCTTACAACCAAG AAAGTATTTTGGCGAGGTGTTGTTGAAGAACTCTTGTGGTTCATCAGTGGTTCAACAAATGCAAAG gCTTTACAGGAAAAGGATATACATATTTGGGATGGCAATGCATCAAGAGAGTACCTTGATAG tgtTGGCTTATCATTTAGAGAAGAAGGTGACTTAGGGCCAATATATGGGTTTCAATGGAGACACTTTGGTGCTGA GTACACTGACATGCATGCTGATTACACTGGAAAAGGATTTGATCAGCTATTGGATGTCGTTGACAAAATAAAGAACAATCCAGATGATCGTCGCATCATTCTCTCCGCTTGGAATCCTTCTGATCTCAAGAAAATGGCCCTTCCTCCTTGCCACATGTTTGCACAA ATCTCTTGCCTGGAGATTTTATCCATGTTATAG